One part of the Leptotrichia sp. oral taxon 223 genome encodes these proteins:
- a CDS encoding ShlB/FhaC/HecB family hemolysin secretion/activation protein, whose protein sequence is MKKIVSCCVFLLANLAFPAPVNEANRIIDIQQRQIEQERTRQQQEKMQKEFENTKFDSPKPQVDKNIESNNLNTNKFLIKSVNIKDNDRLLSQREKNKIIGKYVYLELSSDDIKNLLTDLTNKLISKGYTTSVVNFDRNNDLTTGTLNLEIVAGRIEDIRINSGNGLDKYKEFFMFSKNKGKIFNIRDIDTATDNFNSINANNMTMEVLPGRKENYSRIEVKNTLKNKYTVGILTNNYGDSKQNGIWRRGINLNIDSSLGIGDNFYFTYMTVPKKDPDRSWKKTIEELKPGEILPIGPVGYDPANGDTLPYKRRLDMFNFGYTMKFRTYTLKLNSSKSIQESSFYTANTVYDMYSSNHILSADLEKILFRNQKSKIGLDLGIRRRHNQSYLEKSVLSDRKLTVGTVSLNTTTSLFGGIFGSSIGYERGLKIFNAERDNGKIDTTPKAQFHKYNVNLSYYKPVTNKFIYRANVYGSYSNDVLYGSERQTIGGVGSVGGYNTRESIQGDKAIEISNELAYNIPVKKFAVVSPYVNYGYGAAKYNRDKSKYRTGYVTGMTAGIRFDTKMFDFDFGYAKPMAHSEYLSPKKQEIYFSGSLKVSF, encoded by the coding sequence ATGAAAAAAATAGTAAGTTGTTGTGTTTTTTTACTTGCAAATCTTGCCTTTCCAGCTCCAGTTAATGAAGCTAACAGAATTATTGATATTCAGCAAAGACAGATTGAGCAAGAAAGAACAAGGCAGCAGCAGGAGAAAATGCAGAAGGAGTTTGAGAATACAAAGTTTGACAGCCCTAAGCCACAGGTTGATAAGAATATTGAAAGTAATAATCTGAATACTAATAAATTTTTAATTAAATCAGTCAATATAAAAGACAATGACAGGCTACTGTCTCAAAGGGAAAAAAATAAAATTATTGGAAAATATGTCTATCTTGAACTTAGTTCCGATGACATCAAAAATCTTCTTACAGATCTTACAAACAAGTTAATTTCTAAAGGATATACTACATCTGTTGTAAACTTTGATAGGAATAATGACCTGACTACTGGAACTTTAAACCTTGAAATTGTTGCAGGAAGAATCGAGGATATAAGGATCAATTCCGGCAATGGGCTTGATAAGTATAAGGAATTTTTTATGTTTTCCAAGAACAAGGGAAAAATCTTTAATATCAGGGACATTGACACGGCAACTGACAACTTTAACTCAATCAATGCCAACAATATGACTATGGAAGTTCTTCCTGGAAGAAAGGAGAACTATTCAAGAATCGAAGTGAAAAATACATTAAAGAATAAATATACTGTTGGGATTTTAACCAATAATTATGGGGACAGCAAGCAGAATGGAATTTGGAGAAGAGGTATCAACCTTAATATTGACAGCTCTCTTGGAATTGGAGACAACTTCTATTTCACATATATGACTGTACCTAAAAAGGATCCAGACAGAAGCTGGAAGAAAACAATTGAAGAATTAAAGCCCGGAGAGATTTTGCCAATAGGACCAGTAGGATATGATCCTGCAAATGGGGATACATTGCCATATAAAAGGCGGCTTGATATGTTTAATTTTGGGTATACGATGAAGTTCAGAACTTACACTTTAAAACTCAATTCAAGTAAAAGTATTCAGGAAAGCAGCTTTTATACAGCAAATACTGTATATGACATGTATTCGAGCAATCATATTTTATCAGCAGATCTCGAAAAAATATTGTTTAGAAATCAGAAAAGCAAGATTGGTCTTGATTTGGGAATTAGAAGAAGACATAATCAGAGCTATCTTGAAAAGTCGGTATTGTCTGACAGAAAACTTACAGTCGGTACAGTGAGCCTTAATACTACTACTTCACTCTTTGGAGGAATTTTTGGAAGTTCTATTGGTTACGAAAGAGGATTAAAAATATTTAATGCTGAAAGGGATAACGGCAAAATAGATACAACTCCGAAAGCACAGTTTCATAAATACAATGTGAACCTTAGCTACTACAAGCCAGTAACAAACAAATTTATCTATAGGGCCAATGTTTATGGAAGCTATTCAAATGATGTGCTCTATGGAAGTGAAAGGCAGACTATAGGTGGTGTTGGAAGTGTAGGAGGATATAATACAAGAGAATCCATTCAGGGAGATAAGGCTATAGAAATCAGCAATGAGCTGGCATATAATATTCCAGTTAAGAAATTTGCGGTTGTTTCTCCATATGTTAATTATGGATACGGGGCTGCAAAGTACAACAGGGATAAATCTAAATACAGGACTGGATATGTAACTGGAATGACAGCTGGAATCAGGTTTGATACAAAAATGTTTGATTTTGACTTTGGATATGCAAAACCTATGGCACATTCAGAGTATTTAAGCCCTAAGAAGCAGGAAATATATTTTAGCGGTTCCTTGAAAGTAAGTTTTTAG